One part of the Amphiprion ocellaris isolate individual 3 ecotype Okinawa chromosome 24, ASM2253959v1, whole genome shotgun sequence genome encodes these proteins:
- the LOC129348268 gene encoding trifunctional purine biosynthetic protein adenosine-3-like, producing MAAGQSETLVVCDELRTFQQSWEEEFAFVELQTNVDMIKPLVKAASRPGCSAELGGFAGLFDLKAAGFGTDGVGTKLKMVQACRQLDGLGQDLVAMCVNDVLAQAVEPLFFLRDFTCIRLDIDVAASVVSGIAKACEKAGCALLGNHYLSHVMFSIC from the exons ATGGCTGCCGGTCAAAGTGAAACGCTAGTTGTATGTGATGAACTCAGGACGTTTCAGCAGTCGTGGGAGGAAGAATTTGCGTTTGTGGAG ctgcagacaaacgtGGACATGATCAAACCTCTGGTGAAGGCAGCATCCCGCCCCG GGTGTAGTGCAGAGCTCGGGGGCTTTGCTGGGCTGTTTGACCTGAAGGCTGCAGGATTTGGGACAGATGGAGTTGGGACCAAGCTGAAG ATGGTCCAGGCCTGCAGGCAGCTTGACGGTCTTGGTCAGGACCTGGTGGCCATGTGTGTGAACGATGTTCTCGCTCAGGCTGTCGAGCCGCTCTTCTTCCTCCGTGACTTTACCTGCATCAGGCTGGACATCGATGTAGCCGCCTCAGTGGTCAGCGGCATCGCAAAGGCCTGTGAGAAGGCTGGATGTGCTCTGCTGGGTAACCATTACCTGAGTCATGTCATGTTTAGTATTTGCTAA